The DNA sequence GCTGGCCATTCTCAAGGAAGCGGTTGTACGGCGGAAATGCCGGCATATTGCCGTAATCGGCGTGCCCTGTGTCGTAAGTGCGATCAACGCGATGCGCGAGAGCGACAACGATCTGCTCCGTCCGTATGCACGGGCGGTGCGCCTCGTCGTCGGGTTGTTCTGTACCGAATCGTTTGATTACCGGAAACTCATCGGGGATATGCTCGGGGGAGTATATGGCATCGAGCCATGGCAGATCCGGCGCCTCAATGTCAGGGGTGCCCTTGAGGTGAGCGGAGTCGGGGGACTGATTCAATCGATTCCCCTCCGGGATCTTGAGTCCTGTATCCGGCCCGGTTGTCTCCACTGCACCGATTTTACAGCTGTCCATGCCGATATCTCTGCAGGTGCCGTGGGCAGCCCCGACGGGTACACCACCCTGCTTGTCAGGAATTCGGTCGGCAGGGGATTTGTGGAACGCGCTCTCCAAAACGGCCTCCTTGAGGAGGGGGAACGCCCGTCGCTCGCTCCGATCGAGCGTCTTGCAGCGAAAAAATCGGAAAGAGTCCCGTAATACTCCCGCTTTTATGCTGGATCGGGCTTCCGGGAAATTCCCGGTCCCGCTTATTTCCGGATCCTGTCGGCACGGCGTATCCGCACGAGCGGCGATTCCCGCGTGATAAAGGAGCTGAGAAACGGAGCAAACTCCTCTGACCAGCAGTCAGCACCCTCCCATAGAGTCCGGTCCGCACTCATCGACCGTTTGATATGTTTTCCGAGCGCGACCTTGAGGGGACTTTCCGACCCGAGCAGTTCCCTGACATGTGTGTGTTTTCGCGCGATTTCCACATAATAACGCCCGTCATCGATATACGGTCCGGAATAGGTATTCTCAGGATAGAGGGCCAGGAATTTATCCGCATTCGCGCGGTTCCACACGGGGGGGCCCATATGTCTCTTGACAGGAGGAAGTGAATCGACCAGCAGTTCGAAAAGGAGCATACAGTGTTCATCCTGCATCTCGCATGCGGACCGGTTCACCACAAATCCGTACCGTATGAGCATGTCGGCGATAGCCGCGGTACTTTTCCTGAGTTGGGGAACCACGATATCGGGAATCGTATGGGGTGTTTTCAGCGTGATGGCATAGAGTTTTGTACCGCGTTCTTCGAGCCGGGCAATAAAGGCGCCACGGTCAGGTATGGCCGGTGCCGGGTGTGAGAAATATACCGCTCCCGGTGCGGCGGAATATCCCCGGGCGAGTTCGACGAACTCGAACATGCGGGAGAGTGAAAGGGATGCCGCGACATTCCGTGCCGGATCCACCGGGTCGATGACGACCAGCGGGTCATGGAATACCTTTGTCGCATGGCCTTCGATGTCGATTGCGGTCGAGGGCCGCCATTCCGCCGCCGCACGGATTACTTCCGAAAATCCCCCGTAAAAAAGAACGAGCAGTTCGCAGAGATAGCCGGCAAATCCTTCGGTCATCTGATCGGAGCCGTAGACTCCTCCCACCTTGGAAAACTGCTTCAGGAGCAGTACATCGTCGATAAAAGGGCCGATACGCTCCCTGATGTAACGCGTGTGGAACGGCGTCCTGTCGACTGCGCTTTGAATCGCCGTTGCCTGCTTCACGGCATAGCACGGCACGAGATCGACATCGAGACCGTTGATACACATATTGATATACGGGTGTTCCGCGTACTTCTCCCGCATTGTTGCCCCGTACTGCCTGCCTATGGCACGCGCAAGCCCGAGGCCCTGCTTCTCGAGCTCCTCACGGGAGAGCGACGGCGGAAAGAGCATGAATATATCGAGGTCCCGGTCCCCGCGCACCCATGTATCCCGTGCGACCGATCCCACGACCATACCCCGTGCACTCCCGCTGTCGTTTACTGCGGCGATGAGAGCGTCTGCCACACTCCGGATATGGTCGTACTCTTCTTGCAGCGGTTTGATTCGCTCCAGCACCTCCACTTCGCAGGGCAGGCGGATCACAGCGTGACCTCCATCAGCGTTTCATAGACCGGTCCGGAGGGCGTCAGGGTGCTTTTTTTGAGCCTGACGGTAGAAACCAACAGGTTTCCGAACGAAGAGGACGCAAGTTCGTCGATCCGCCCGGAAAGGGAGGGATCAAACCTTCTCACCCGGGCGATTGTGACATGCGGCGTAAATTGCCTGTTTTCACGCCGGATTCCTATCGGGGCGAGGCTCTCTTCAATCCTGCCGGCGAGTTTCGAACACATGCCGCCGTCCTGTGCTGTTGCCCAGATCACCCGCGGGTGCGTTCGCGAATTACCGGAAACGCCCGAAACCTCCATGTCGAACGGGTGAAACGAAAGCGTGCCGAGGGCGGCTTCTACCGAATCCAGCGTTCGCGCATCAATCTCACCAAGAAATTTAAGGGTTATATGGGCAATCGATGGGTCTACAAGAGTGATTTTCGCATCACTTTTCGCGAGAACCGCCTGCACTTCGGCAATGCGCGTCCGGATCTCTCCGGGCATGTCGATTGCAATGAATGCCCGCACCATGGGTACTTATCTTCGCCTGCTTCTAATAAAAAAGGTGTATCCCCTTCGTTCGGCCCGGTACCGAATAATTCGGTCCTTCCGGTGAATGACACGGAAGAAGTCCCTGCACGGTGATTCAGCTGTACGATTCGATACAATTTTTATTCAACCGGACAACTAATGGTAGAGAACAGGGGGGCCCTTTTAGTGTCAGATATATCCCGAATTATTGTATATACTCTTGAAAACTGCCCGAATTGTGAAATTCTGAAGGAGTATCTCAGTCGAGCCGGTGCCGCGTACGACGAACGGGACATGATGCAGCCGGAGGCGCTGACGGAACTGAGAATCAACGGTGTGTTTGTCAGGGAAGCCCCGGTACTGCAGATTGGCAGTACTTTTCTCACATCCCGGGAATTATTTTCGCAAGGCACCGTCAGGGAAGAAACCCTCTCTCCCCTCGTGAAAGGTGAGTAATCGTGCCGAAGGATCCCCGCCGTACTGCGACAGTTCAGAAGACACTCGACGGATTCACGGTTCCGTCCATGCCGCCGGTGCGAACGTCGAGCGGGCATATCGTCGATTGGGATCGGGAAAGAATCGTCCGGCAGATCATCGATGAGACCAAACTCGTTGAAACATTCTACGGAGAGACGGGTGCCGACGAGGATCGTGCGCGCGAGATTGCCCTGGCAGTGGAACAGCGGATTCAGCGGCTCGGTCTCACGGCACTCTCAGGTCCGCTTATCCGTGAGATCCTGAACATTACCCTCATCGAACGGGGGCTTGTAGAATACCGGAATGTGTGTACACGGGTCGGAACCCCGGTATTTGATGCACATCTCATCGATGTCGGGCGGGGATTCGAGGCGCATGACAACGCAAACCTTCAGGAGAACGCGGAAACTTCCCATAAAAAGAAAGCCGACAAGATCAGCAAGGAACAGTATCTCCTTCAGCTCCCCCCCGCACTTGCTGATTATCACCTCGCGGGTGATCTCCATATCCATGACCTTGAATACTTCGGAACCCGCCCGTTCTGCCAGGACTGGGATCTGCGGTATTTTTTTTATTACGGGCTGATGCCTGACGGAAATGGCACGAAAGCATCGGTTGCGGGCCCGGCAAAAAGGCCTGAGGTGGCCGTGCTCCATGCCGTCAAGGCACTCGGGAGCGCACAGACGAACTTCTCCGGAGGGCAGGGGTACTACAATTTCCTTACTTTCCTTGCCCCCTATTTAGAGGGGCTCTCCTATAACGACATGAAGCAGCTGATGCAGATGTTCGTCTATGAGATGACCCAGATGATGGTGGCACGGGGCGGGCAGGTCGTATTCTCTTCAGTACAGCTCAGTCCCGGCGTACCATCCCTCTGGAAAGACAAGCCCTGTGTCTATAAAGGCAAAGTCTGGGACGGAAAGCAGGCGCCGCTACGCACGTACCGTGAGTTCGAGCGGGAAGTGCGGCTTCTCTTAAAAGCTCTGATGGACGTCATGCTTGAAGGGGACAACTGGGACAAGCCGTTTAACTTCCCGAAACCGGAAATTTCAATCGAACCGGAATTCATGGAAGAGGATGCGGCATTCAATGCGGAAAATCCCGATCTCCCGACGTACCGCGATCTCTACCTTATGACATTCGAGCTCGCGTCAAAGTACGGCACCCCCTATTATGACAACCAGATACCGGCATACCGGGGGGCGGGCGAAGGGATCTCGTGCTACCAGTGCTGTGCCTACCAGTTCTCGTCACTCGCGGACAACGACAGCGATTTTGATAATAAACTCATCTTTGAGAACGGGAAGCATTTCAGCATGGGATCGTGGCAGGTCCTCTCCGTCAACTGTCCGCGTGCTGCGTACCGGGCGGAAGGAGACGACGCACGGCTCTTCGCAGAACTCAAAAAACTCATGGACGTGTCCATGGAGGTCTTTCGGATCAAACGCCGGTGGATGGAGAATATCCGGGCGAACGGGCGCATGCCTTTTGCGATGCAGCGTCCGGTCGACCCGAACACCGGCGAACGGGGTGCTGTCGGTGTCGATCTCGACGGACTCGTGTACACCATCGGGATCGTCGGCGTGAATGAGATGGTGCAGCACCACACGGGGAGCCAGCTTCACGAGAGCAAAGAGGCATTTCACTTTGCCATTCGTGCGATGACTGAGATGGAACTCTACGCAAAAGAGCTCTCAGCGAAGTCCGGCATGACGATTGCCCTCGCCCGCACACCGGCTGAGACGACAGGCATGCGG is a window from the Methanoculleus sp. SDB genome containing:
- a CDS encoding CCA-adding protein, with the translated sequence MIRLPCEVEVLERIKPLQEEYDHIRSVADALIAAVNDSGSARGMVVGSVARDTWVRGDRDLDIFMLFPPSLSREELEKQGLGLARAIGRQYGATMREKYAEHPYINMCINGLDVDLVPCYAVKQATAIQSAVDRTPFHTRYIRERIGPFIDDVLLLKQFSKVGGVYGSDQMTEGFAGYLCELLVLFYGGFSEVIRAAAEWRPSTAIDIEGHATKVFHDPLVVIDPVDPARNVAASLSLSRMFEFVELARGYSAAPGAVYFSHPAPAIPDRGAFIARLEERGTKLYAITLKTPHTIPDIVVPQLRKSTAAIADMLIRYGFVVNRSACEMQDEHCMLLFELLVDSLPPVKRHMGPPVWNRANADKFLALYPENTYSGPYIDDGRYYVEIARKHTHVRELLGSESPLKVALGKHIKRSMSADRTLWEGADCWSEEFAPFLSSFITRESPLVRIRRADRIRK
- a CDS encoding glutaredoxin, which translates into the protein MVENRGALLVSDISRIIVYTLENCPNCEILKEYLSRAGAAYDERDMMQPEALTELRINGVFVREAPVLQIGSTFLTSRELFSQGTVREETLSPLVKGE
- a CDS encoding anaerobic ribonucleoside-triphosphate reductase, yielding MPPVRTSSGHIVDWDRERIVRQIIDETKLVETFYGETGADEDRAREIALAVEQRIQRLGLTALSGPLIREILNITLIERGLVEYRNVCTRVGTPVFDAHLIDVGRGFEAHDNANLQENAETSHKKKADKISKEQYLLQLPPALADYHLAGDLHIHDLEYFGTRPFCQDWDLRYFFYYGLMPDGNGTKASVAGPAKRPEVAVLHAVKALGSAQTNFSGGQGYYNFLTFLAPYLEGLSYNDMKQLMQMFVYEMTQMMVARGGQVVFSSVQLSPGVPSLWKDKPCVYKGKVWDGKQAPLRTYREFEREVRLLLKALMDVMLEGDNWDKPFNFPKPEISIEPEFMEEDAAFNAENPDLPTYRDLYLMTFELASKYGTPYYDNQIPAYRGAGEGISCYQCCAYQFSSLADNDSDFDNKLIFENGKHFSMGSWQVLSVNCPRAAYRAEGDDARLFAELKKLMDVSMEVFRIKRRWMENIRANGRMPFAMQRPVDPNTGERGAVGVDLDGLVYTIGIVGVNEMVQHHTGSQLHESKEAFHFAIRAMTEMELYAKELSAKSGMTIALARTPAETTGMRFAVADLIDKRFHDYAFRVIKGDREQALERIGETLDLPVYYTNGTHVTPGADVSLTERLEIEHVFFPIVDGGNIFHIWLGEARPDPRGLMDMAFNLCRNSQVGYFAFTRDLTVSLKQFTEYHGEKVPGKGIAAADRRIRA